A section of the Aneurinibacillus migulanus genome encodes:
- the citZ gene encoding citrate synthase — MSAKGLEGIVATQSSISSIIDGVLTYAGINIDELAENASFEEVIYLLWHGRLPKADELAQLKKDLAENAAIPEDVIALLKASPEGNHPMSVLRTAISALALYDPEAQDMTREANLRKATRLQSKVATVIAAYHRLRQGKEIVAPRPDFCLAQNFLYMLNGEEPDQIAIDALDTALVLHADHELNASTFAARVTVATLSDIYSGITSAIGALKGPLHGGANEAVMAMLEDIKDPAQAESYIREKLAQKVKIMGFGHRVYKDGDPRAKHLRKMSEKLTEITGQSQWYEMSVKIDELVTSEKGLKPNVDFYSASVYHSLGIPRDLFTPIFAISRMSGWTAHILEQYENNRLIRPRAEYVGPVNAHYVPLDER; from the coding sequence ATGTCAGCAAAAGGTTTAGAAGGTATTGTAGCTACTCAGTCTTCCATTAGTTCCATTATCGACGGAGTACTTACATATGCTGGTATTAATATCGATGAGCTTGCGGAAAACGCTTCATTCGAAGAAGTAATATACTTGCTATGGCATGGACGCCTGCCAAAAGCTGATGAGCTAGCTCAGTTAAAGAAAGATCTGGCTGAAAACGCTGCAATTCCGGAAGACGTAATCGCGCTTCTGAAAGCGAGTCCAGAAGGCAACCATCCGATGTCCGTTCTACGCACAGCAATCTCCGCTCTGGCCCTGTATGATCCTGAAGCACAAGATATGACCAGAGAAGCAAATCTACGTAAAGCAACGCGCCTGCAATCAAAAGTAGCGACAGTTATTGCCGCTTACCATCGTCTTCGCCAAGGCAAAGAAATTGTGGCTCCACGCCCGGATTTCTGTTTGGCGCAAAACTTCCTATACATGTTAAACGGAGAAGAGCCAGATCAAATCGCTATTGACGCGCTCGATACTGCACTTGTTCTGCATGCTGACCACGAACTGAACGCCTCTACGTTCGCAGCACGTGTTACAGTAGCTACCCTGTCCGACATTTATTCTGGTATTACTTCCGCCATTGGTGCTCTGAAAGGACCGTTACATGGGGGAGCGAATGAAGCTGTAATGGCGATGCTTGAAGATATTAAGGATCCGGCTCAAGCGGAAAGCTATATTCGTGAGAAGCTGGCACAAAAAGTGAAAATCATGGGCTTTGGCCACCGTGTATACAAAGATGGTGACCCGCGTGCGAAACATCTGCGTAAGATGTCCGAGAAGCTAACAGAAATTACAGGACAGTCACAATGGTATGAAATGTCCGTAAAAATCGATGAACTGGTAACTTCGGAAAAAGGTTTGAAGCCAAATGTAGACTTCTACTCTGCTTCCGTATATCATAGCCTGGGTATTCCACGCGATTTGTTCACACCGATTTTTGCCATTAGCCGTATGTCTGGGTGGACAGCGCATATTCTGGAACAGTACGAAAATAACCGCCTTATTCGTCCGCGTGCCGAATACGTCGGTCCAGTGAACGCTCACTACGTTCCGCTTGACGAACGCTAA
- the ytvI gene encoding sporulation integral membrane protein YtvI, protein MNTTLFYHRLFQALRFLLVIGVIYVVYKLAFFLTPLLYPFIIGFIIAYLIKRPVDLLERRGRWPRWLAVTSVLTVVILVLLGITTVLVAQVIIEIGKLLEMLPIYIDQLSNYARNFVSHSLQSSLYDRFMNLYSNLDASYKEKIQQNVGQAMTRIAQAGTNITKTFLGGISNLLSSIPNTATVLVISILSAFFISKDYHKIANKTKSAIPADLITRSTRVTGDLRKALVGFVKAQFTLISITAVIVIIGLLIIGVPYAVSIGLLTGLVDLLPYLGTGTVFVPWIAYAFFDGDIRLAIGLGILYAIVIVQRQVMEPKIVADNVGLDPLLTLIALFVGLKLFGFLGLILGPVLLVVINALQGAGVFRDVWLFIKGTPPA, encoded by the coding sequence ATGAATACCACTTTATTTTACCATCGATTGTTCCAGGCGTTGCGCTTTCTGCTTGTTATCGGGGTCATATACGTCGTATATAAACTTGCTTTTTTCCTTACCCCTTTACTGTACCCGTTTATCATCGGTTTCATTATCGCATATCTGATTAAACGTCCAGTGGATTTGCTCGAACGCCGAGGTCGCTGGCCCCGCTGGCTTGCGGTAACGAGCGTGCTGACCGTTGTTATCCTGGTACTGCTCGGAATTACGACTGTACTTGTGGCGCAGGTGATCATCGAAATCGGCAAACTTCTGGAAATGCTGCCCATCTATATTGATCAGCTTTCCAATTATGCCAGAAATTTTGTATCACATAGCCTTCAGTCCAGCTTATACGATCGCTTTATGAACCTGTACAGTAATCTTGATGCCAGCTATAAGGAAAAAATACAGCAAAATGTCGGACAAGCAATGACCAGAATTGCGCAAGCCGGAACGAATATCACCAAAACTTTCCTGGGTGGGATCAGCAATCTGCTAAGCTCCATTCCGAATACTGCGACAGTTCTGGTGATATCTATATTGTCAGCCTTTTTCATCAGTAAGGATTACCATAAAATCGCAAATAAAACAAAGAGCGCCATCCCAGCAGATTTAATAACACGAAGTACGCGCGTAACGGGGGATTTACGTAAAGCGCTTGTTGGCTTCGTTAAGGCACAATTTACGTTAATCTCTATTACCGCAGTCATCGTTATTATCGGTCTGCTCATTATCGGTGTACCGTATGCGGTTTCCATTGGCCTTCTGACCGGACTTGTCGATTTACTTCCTTACCTTGGAACTGGCACTGTATTCGTTCCCTGGATCGCATATGCATTTTTCGATGGGGATATCCGCCTGGCCATCGGACTGGGAATTCTCTATGCGATTGTTATCGTACAACGGCAAGTAATGGAACCAAAAATTGTGGCCGACAATGTAGGTCTCGATCCACTGCTCACATTAATTGCCCTATTCGTAGGTCTTAAGCTGTTCGGCTTTCTCGGCTTGATTCTGGGACCCGTGCTACTGGTTGTCATTAATGCGCTGCAAGGCGCCGGCGTCTTCCGCGACGTATGGCTATTTATTAAAGGAACACCACCTGCATAA
- a CDS encoding bile acid:sodium symporter family protein: MGALERISKFVGDTFAIWVLLFAVLAFSMPDSFAWLAKYTVPLLGIIMFGMGLTLSANDFKEVFRRPKDVLIGVIGQFLIMPLLAFGLAKGLGLPPEIAVGVILVGCCPGGTASNVMTYLAKGDVALSVAITSVTTVLAPIVTPFLILLFASEWIPVNAGSLFWSIVQIVIIPIILGFLAKTLFRKPAEVGAKALPLISVIAIIAIVCGVVASSQEKIATSGLQIFGVVIIHNVLGLMLGFLFGKMLGMDMAKRKAVSIEVGMQNSGLGVAIATAHFSPLSAVPSAIFSVWHNISGPIAATIFSRIKEEREKGEIESSLPSKNTTIEK, from the coding sequence ATGGGAGCTTTAGAGAGAATAAGTAAGTTTGTGGGCGATACATTCGCCATCTGGGTGTTGCTGTTTGCCGTCCTGGCGTTCAGCATGCCTGATTCCTTCGCCTGGTTGGCGAAATATACTGTTCCGCTGTTGGGAATTATTATGTTCGGTATGGGTCTGACTTTATCAGCTAATGATTTTAAGGAAGTGTTCCGACGCCCGAAAGATGTTCTGATCGGTGTTATCGGTCAATTTTTAATTATGCCTCTACTCGCGTTTGGATTAGCCAAAGGACTGGGTCTTCCGCCTGAAATAGCCGTCGGAGTTATCTTGGTCGGTTGTTGTCCGGGAGGTACCGCTTCAAACGTAATGACGTATTTGGCTAAAGGTGATGTAGCGCTATCTGTGGCGATTACTTCGGTTACCACAGTGCTTGCACCGATAGTTACTCCTTTTTTAATTCTACTGTTTGCTAGTGAATGGATTCCAGTAAATGCTGGTTCGCTATTCTGGTCTATTGTACAAATCGTTATTATACCTATCATACTTGGTTTCCTTGCTAAAACCTTGTTCCGAAAGCCAGCAGAAGTGGGAGCGAAGGCGCTACCGCTGATTTCCGTTATCGCTATTATTGCTATCGTATGTGGAGTTGTGGCGAGCAGTCAGGAAAAAATAGCAACATCGGGGCTTCAGATTTTTGGTGTAGTTATCATACACAATGTATTGGGTCTTATGCTCGGATTTTTATTTGGCAAGATGCTTGGAATGGACATGGCTAAACGCAAAGCGGTCTCCATTGAAGTGGGAATGCAGAATTCAGGGCTTGGAGTAGCGATTGCTACTGCGCATTTCTCCCCGTTATCTGCTGTGCCGAGCGCCATCTTTAGCGTGTGGCATAACATCTCTGGACCGATTGCAGCTACGATTTTCAGCCGGATAAAAGAGGAGAGAGAAAAGGGAGAGATAGAGTCGTCTCTTCCATCAAAAAATACGACAATCGAGAAATAA
- a CDS encoding FxsA family protein translates to MRVLIMLFLLVPILEIWFLVAAGRGIGWVPALLLCVLTGVIGAWLAKREGLQIFRLAQVQLSRGELPGEAILDGICVFMGGLLLLVPGFLTDIFGFLLLIPYTRGIAKLFIKRWLYKRIRNGQLNILTFNKFNRF, encoded by the coding sequence ATGCGTGTGCTTATTATGCTTTTTTTGCTTGTACCCATATTAGAAATCTGGTTTCTAGTGGCGGCGGGCAGAGGGATCGGATGGGTTCCGGCATTGTTGCTATGTGTTTTGACCGGAGTAATCGGGGCCTGGCTTGCCAAGCGGGAAGGATTGCAAATTTTTCGGCTGGCGCAAGTACAGTTAAGCCGCGGCGAATTGCCTGGAGAAGCGATTTTGGACGGAATTTGCGTTTTCATGGGAGGTCTTCTTCTCCTTGTACCCGGATTCCTTACAGATATTTTCGGTTTTTTGCTGTTAATTCCGTACACTAGAGGAATTGCCAAACTGTTTATCAAACGCTGGCTATATAAGCGAATACGTAACGGCCAGCTTAATATATTGACATTTAACAAATTTAATCGTTTTTAA
- a CDS encoding acyl-CoA thioesterase — protein sequence MEEKEKWFETTVRVRYQETDQMQVAYHANYLVWFEVGRTEMIRQMGFSYRRFEDLGFMLPVTEANVKYKRSARYDDEVLIRTRVNHCEGVRLVLGYEALLLPDRELLASGETHHVWTSLDLKPVRLERRAPELYALMKQYEW from the coding sequence ATGGAAGAAAAAGAGAAGTGGTTTGAGACAACTGTACGGGTCCGCTATCAGGAGACGGATCAGATGCAGGTTGCCTATCATGCCAATTATCTGGTTTGGTTCGAAGTAGGGAGAACGGAGATGATTCGGCAGATGGGATTTTCCTATCGCCGGTTTGAAGACTTAGGATTCATGCTTCCCGTAACAGAAGCGAATGTAAAATATAAGCGTTCCGCCCGCTATGATGACGAAGTGCTAATTCGCACAAGGGTTAATCATTGCGAAGGGGTTCGTCTGGTGCTTGGCTATGAAGCGCTGCTTTTGCCCGATCGTGAGTTGTTGGCTTCAGGAGAAACACACCATGTATGGACATCGCTTGATTTGAAGCCGGTACGTTTAGAAAGACGGGCTCCTGAACTATATGCTTTGATGAAACAGTACGAATGGTAG